A genomic region of Spirochaetota bacterium contains the following coding sequences:
- a CDS encoding DUF4065 domain-containing protein, whose protein sequence is MTIQKTDTSVVDIVKELIVHHYSNGDGHDVTKTKILKQLFFAQSFSLYYFNYELFFEETEAWQYGPVVSTVYTNWESPSSLLNHTSIRNTDIFAKTIIEIIFEVTKSFKATELTDISHDIGSAWDHNYIEHDRKIISKTDIKEYFPVHTIITQALGAYFLEYKKYDLDSIDSSIKEMSFLC, encoded by the coding sequence ATGACAATTCAAAAAACTGATACATCTGTTGTTGATATAGTAAAAGAATTAATTGTTCATCATTATAGTAATGGTGATGGACACGATGTGACTAAAACTAAAATTTTAAAACAATTATTTTTTGCTCAAAGTTTTTCTCTATATTATTTCAATTATGAATTATTTTTTGAAGAGACTGAAGCATGGCAATATGGTCCTGTAGTATCTACAGTGTATACTAACTGGGAATCACCATCAAGTCTTCTAAATCACACATCTATTCGTAATACAGATATCTTTGCAAAAACGATTATTGAAATAATCTTTGAAGTTACTAAATCATTTAAAGCTACAGAACTTACTGATATTTCACACGATATAGGTAGTGCTTGGGATCACAATTATATAGAACATGACAGAAAAATTATTTCTAAAACAGATATCAAAGAATATTTTCCTGTACATACAATTATTACCCAAGCTCTTGGAGCGTATTTTTTAGAATATAAAAAGTATGATCTTGATTCTATTGATAGTAGTATTAAAGAGATGTCTTTTTTATGCTAA
- a CDS encoding N-acetylmuramoyl-L-alanine amidase, translated as MAFIQKTTCEKITNEIPIVDRWVGKPMMIHTAAADIKRDNIHTDNHERYHVENLGWDHIGYMFSIEKDGVIYFSRPTANKQYHCIGDGQNHKSFGVCICGCGTKNYLTEEQYQSLLKIIKVYQVGTILVHRDFPYKGKTKSCPGDVLLADITKRFSALVHRV; from the coding sequence ATGGCATTTATACAAAAAACAACTTGTGAAAAAATCACAAATGAAATTCCTATTGTAGATCGATGGGTAGGAAAACCAATGATGATCCATACAGCTGCAGCTGATATTAAAAGAGATAATATCCATACGGATAACCATGAACGCTACCATGTAGAAAATCTCGGCTGGGATCATATAGGTTATATGTTTTCTATAGAAAAAGACGGTGTTATTTATTTTTCGAGACCCACGGCAAACAAACAATACCATTGCATAGGTGACGGGCAAAATCACAAAAGCTTCGGTGTTTGTATTTGTGGATGTGGTACAAAAAACTATCTTACAGAAGAGCAATATCAATCTTTACTAAAAATAATAAAAGTCTATCAAGTTGGAACTATATTAGTACATAGAGATTTTCCTTACAAAGGTAAAACCAAATCTTGTCCAGGAGATGTTTTGTTAGCAGATATTACCAAACGATTTAGTGCTTTAGTACACAGAGTCTAA
- a CDS encoding baseplate J/gp47 family protein has product MKTRQSIASEIFEQCKKEIPQVSNFKSGGVFRLFIEIIASFLEKLYQESDDLLANRFVQTASGDCLTIKSKELGIENRFLTQKTQGYVVFSRNKADDTIPIDKNKIIATKPNTQGQVFRFKVVDDVLFIAKEKTLSVLVEAEEYGSRYNVPINTITEFITTISGVDSVINNSTQWIVRLGREEENDEELRLRCLSIWQGLSGANKEAYVAWAKSVSGVGNVKVIGTPENKLGEILIVCTGINNIQASPEIIHSVQQVIDSRKPIATDIVVKAPVEVFVPLNITLYTYSTLNKDAIKEQVEKFFMNQFIGQNFEPSALIAHFFKLPEIKSVVINTPSTTFNISDIQIARQNINADTDITIYNS; this is encoded by the coding sequence ATGAAAACCAGACAAAGCATAGCCTCAGAAATTTTTGAACAGTGTAAAAAAGAAATACCTCAAGTTTCTAATTTCAAATCTGGTGGTGTATTTCGATTGTTTATTGAAATAATTGCTAGTTTTTTAGAAAAATTATATCAAGAATCAGACGACTTATTAGCCAATAGATTTGTACAAACAGCTTCTGGAGATTGTCTTACTATCAAATCAAAAGAATTAGGTATAGAAAATCGTTTTCTTACTCAAAAAACACAAGGTTATGTTGTTTTTAGTAGAAATAAAGCTGATGATACTATCCCTATTGATAAAAATAAAATTATAGCCACAAAACCAAATACCCAGGGACAAGTATTTAGATTTAAAGTAGTTGATGATGTACTCTTTATAGCTAAAGAAAAAACGCTTAGTGTTTTGGTTGAAGCAGAAGAATATGGCAGTAGGTACAATGTTCCTATTAATACCATAACAGAATTTATTACTACTATTTCAGGTGTTGATAGTGTTATAAATAATAGCACTCAATGGATTGTAAGATTAGGTAGAGAAGAAGAAAATGATGAGGAATTGAGACTTCGATGTTTATCTATTTGGCAAGGACTTAGTGGTGCTAATAAAGAAGCGTATGTAGCTTGGGCGAAATCAGTATCTGGTGTAGGCAATGTAAAGGTTATTGGTACTCCTGAAAACAAATTAGGAGAAATATTAATTGTTTGTACAGGTATTAATAATATACAAGCAAGTCCTGAAATCATTCACAGTGTACAGCAAGTGATTGATTCCAGAAAACCTATAGCAACAGACATTGTAGTAAAAGCACCTGTAGAAGTTTTTGTACCGCTTAATATAACTTTATATACATATAGTACATTAAATAAAGATGCTATCAAAGAACAAGTTGAAAAATTTTTTATGAATCAATTTATTGGTCAAAATTTTGAACCATCGGCATTGATAGCTCATTTTTTTAAATTACCTGAAATCAAATCTGTTGTGATTAACACGCCGTCTACAACTTTTAATATATCTGACATTCAAATTGCTCGTCAAAACATCAACGCTGACACAGATATTACGATCTATAATTCATAA
- a CDS encoding DUF1320 family protein, whose translation MLYCHKEDLFEACLQSAIESWAKNDCRESSEMFTPRIISAISRSSEEMNLYICKQHSLPLPFIPLSLRDICVKLSLYQLLSRKGFTEDSADYSIKVNRDSAIKQLEQIATGKLDIGIISSGSSPVHPSYYFPKSPLVQNNF comes from the coding sequence ATGCTTTATTGTCACAAGGAAGATCTCTTCGAAGCTTGTCTTCAATCCGCCATAGAAAGCTGGGCAAAAAATGATTGCCGAGAAAGTTCTGAAATGTTCACTCCTCGTATCATTTCTGCAATTTCTCGTTCGTCTGAAGAGATGAATCTTTATATTTGCAAACAACATTCTCTTCCTCTACCTTTTATACCACTTTCCTTGAGGGATATTTGTGTTAAATTATCTCTCTATCAACTACTCTCCCGCAAAGGTTTTACAGAAGATTCTGCGGACTACTCTATCAAAGTCAATCGAGATTCTGCTATCAAACAACTTGAACAAATAGCGACTGGAAAACTTGATATCGGTATTATTTCCTCAGGCTCATCTCCTGTTCATCCTTCTTACTATTTCCCTAAGAGTCCTTTGGTTCAAAATAATTTTTAG
- a CDS encoding DUF935 family protein: MAKTNKLEKIKTLKMLQLWGQLPNPDFHFFHTHGVSPHKALRDLSYSPEVQSTILARESAVIGDPWEIIGDNEEETQFITRNLEKLGINSIFREIFHALWYGYTILQHPIQKIDNHWEYIKINSLPSEWFCFNKKCQLIPSNHTNTTPLNITIGDLDKEVELVQYRPTFINPYGESLLTRVFWSATWIRGTMDLWISYIDRFGDDSIVGRVELANEDKKMSMLHAIQEFRSSGAMVIEGSDSIEILKSDKNSSSHLFKDFYDLCTKQISKVILGHSSALDSTPGKLGNETSISIVRQDITQDDKSIITETINKLIRHLCLINNFSSRVIFSWKPEQDDEKSRIERDTMLHNMGFEFSEEYICKTYHFNKNDIQKSVEK; the protein is encoded by the coding sequence ATGGCTAAAACAAATAAACTAGAAAAAATAAAAACATTAAAAATGTTACAATTGTGGGGTCAGTTACCTAACCCTGATTTTCATTTTTTTCATACTCATGGAGTTTCTCCTCACAAAGCTCTAAGAGATCTCAGCTATTCTCCTGAAGTACAAAGTACTATTCTTGCTAGAGAATCAGCCGTTATTGGTGATCCATGGGAGATTATAGGAGATAACGAAGAAGAAACTCAATTCATCACTCGTAATCTTGAAAAATTAGGTATTAATAGTATCTTTAGAGAAATATTTCATGCTCTGTGGTATGGGTATACAATCTTACAACATCCTATACAAAAAATTGATAATCATTGGGAGTACATCAAAATTAATTCTCTCCCTAGTGAGTGGTTTTGTTTTAATAAAAAATGTCAACTAATCCCTAGTAATCATACCAATACTACGCCCCTTAACATTACAATTGGAGATCTAGACAAAGAAGTAGAGCTAGTACAATATAGACCTACTTTTATTAATCCTTATGGGGAAAGCTTACTCACGAGAGTATTCTGGAGTGCTACATGGATAAGAGGAACTATGGATCTATGGATATCATATATCGATCGTTTTGGTGACGATTCCATTGTAGGACGAGTAGAATTAGCAAACGAAGATAAAAAGATGTCCATGTTACATGCCATTCAAGAATTTAGAAGTTCTGGAGCTATGGTTATCGAAGGATCTGATTCTATAGAGATCCTAAAATCAGATAAAAACAGCTCTTCTCACTTATTTAAAGACTTTTATGATCTTTGTACAAAGCAAATCAGTAAAGTTATTTTGGGACATTCTAGTGCTTTGGATTCTACTCCTGGAAAATTAGGAAATGAAACAAGTATTTCTATTGTAAGACAGGATATTACTCAAGATGATAAAAGTATTATTACAGAAACAATTAATAAACTCATTCGTCACTTATGTCTTATTAATAATTTTTCTTCTCGAGTTATCTTTTCATGGAAACCTGAACAAGATGACGAAAAATCTCGTATAGAACGAGATACCATGTTACACAATATGGGATTTGAATTCTCGGAAGAATATATATGTAAAACTTACCATTTTAACAAAAATGATATACAAAAATCAGTAGAAAAATAA
- a CDS encoding host-nuclease inhibitor Gam family protein — protein MEKYNISIKNDIIIKSQLYVDFIRKVEKIEVSMNQDIDNVKKRYNKKNLLLKNTIKDLTNDIKSLVNANKDVIFKDNRRYLDLNFVTIGYRKSSEICIPILQKDNIIHYIEKNNLMECLDIKKSIKKSVLSSWSDHQLSEIGIIRKYKDNFYLDIKKDEL, from the coding sequence ATGGAAAAATATAATATAAGCATAAAAAATGATATTATTATAAAATCTCAGTTATATGTAGATTTTATAAGGAAAGTCGAAAAAATTGAAGTATCTATGAATCAAGATATCGATAATGTCAAAAAAAGATATAACAAAAAAAATTTACTTTTAAAAAACACGATCAAAGACTTAACAAATGATATTAAATCACTTGTTAATGCTAATAAAGATGTGATTTTTAAAGATAATAGAAGATACTTGGATTTAAATTTTGTTACTATTGGATATAGAAAGAGTTCTGAGATATGTATTCCTATCTTACAAAAAGATAATATTATACATTATATAGAAAAAAATAATCTTATGGAATGCTTGGATATAAAGAAATCTATTAAAAAATCAGTATTATCATCATGGAGTGATCATCAATTATCAGAAATTGGTATTATCAGAAAATATAAAGATAATTTTTACTTAGATATAAAAAAAGATGAGTTATAG
- a CDS encoding 6-phospho-alpha-glucosidase: MKKYSIVIAGGGSTFTPEILLLLLSQQDRLPLRELKLYDNDAERQAIVGDACQIIMKEQAPNIKFSYTTDPKEAFTDVDFVMAHIRVGKYEMRSLDEKIPLKYGVVGQETCGPGGISYGMRSIGGVIELIDFMEKYSPDAWMLNYSNPAAIVAEATRRLRPESKVLNICDMPIGIEDSMASILGLKSRKEMQVRYYGLNHFGWWTSIIEKSTGKDLMPQLHEHVSKHGYAGYPGFHADEDWTDTMTMAKKVHALDPSTLPNTYLKYYLYPDHVVGHSDINYTRTDMVRAGREKEVFGECRRIVQHGTAKDSKFEIGGHATYIVDLATAITSNTGERMLLIVPNQGAISNFDADAMVEIPCIVGYSGPEPLSIGEIPRFQKGLMEQQISVEKLVVESWIEGSYLKLWQALTLSKIVPSASIAKKILDDLIEANKDFWPKLK; the protein is encoded by the coding sequence ATGAAAAAATATTCAATTGTTATCGCTGGTGGAGGAAGTACCTTTACTCCTGAAATTTTATTATTACTGTTAAGTCAACAGGATAGACTTCCATTAAGAGAGCTGAAATTATATGATAATGATGCTGAAAGACAAGCAATCGTAGGAGATGCTTGTCAAATCATTATGAAAGAACAAGCTCCAAATATTAAATTTAGCTATACTACTGATCCGAAAGAAGCTTTTACAGATGTCGATTTTGTTATGGCACATATTCGTGTTGGTAAATATGAAATGCGTTCTCTTGATGAAAAAATACCTCTAAAATATGGAGTCGTAGGACAAGAAACTTGTGGACCAGGAGGAATTTCTTATGGTATGCGTTCTATAGGTGGCGTTATTGAGCTTATTGATTTTATGGAAAAATATTCACCAGATGCATGGATGTTGAATTACTCTAATCCCGCAGCTATCGTTGCCGAAGCAACACGCCGTTTACGCCCTGAATCTAAAGTGTTAAATATTTGTGATATGCCTATCGGTATTGAAGATTCCATGGCATCCATTTTAGGACTTAAATCTCGTAAAGAAATGCAAGTGCGTTACTATGGACTAAATCATTTTGGTTGGTGGACAAGTATTATCGAAAAATCAACAGGTAAAGATCTAATGCCACAATTACATGAACATGTCTCAAAACATGGTTATGCTGGATACCCAGGATTTCATGCTGATGAAGATTGGACAGATACTATGACAATGGCCAAAAAAGTTCATGCTCTTGATCCTAGTACTTTACCAAATACTTATTTAAAATACTACCTATATCCAGATCATGTTGTTGGGCATTCTGATATTAACTATACCAGAACAGATATGGTAAGAGCAGGAAGAGAAAAAGAAGTATTTGGTGAATGTCGTCGTATCGTTCAACATGGTACTGCTAAAGATTCTAAATTTGAAATCGGCGGACATGCTACTTATATTGTTGATTTGGCAACAGCTATAACCTCTAATACAGGAGAAAGAATGTTATTAATAGTCCCAAATCAAGGTGCTATTTCTAATTTTGATGCCGATGCTATGGTAGAAATTCCTTGTATCGTAGGTTATTCAGGACCTGAACCTTTAAGTATTGGTGAAATTCCTCGTTTTCAAAAAGGACTTATGGAACAACAAATAAGCGTTGAAAAATTGGTTGTCGAATCTTGGATAGAAGGGTCTTATTTAAAGTTATGGCAAGCACTTACTTTATCTAAAATAGTTCCTAGTGCAAGTATTGCAAAAAAAATACTTGATGATCTTATAGAAGCTAATAAAGACTTTTGGCCAAAATTAAAATAA
- a CDS encoding alpha-glucoside-specific PTS transporter subunit IIBC, with protein MKEAMQQFGAAMFVPVLLFSFSGLVVGLTIVFKDQNIVGSIAHPDGFFYKILSIIEEGAWMVFRNMPLLFCLGIPIGLSKIAPERAVLATLATYLSFNYFISAILSIWGTNFGVDFSQDAGGISGLAMIAGIKTLDTSIFGGILIGALVTNIHNKYYEYRLPDYLGVFQGTTLVYMIGFFVTLPIAFLTVLIWPKVQMGINSMQTMLASSGAIGVWIYTFLERILIPTGLHHFIYGPFIFGPAVVPNGIEPTWFQNVHEFANSGLSLKEQFPGGGFSLHGNSKVFGSIGIALALYATAKPENKKKVLALLIPATLTAAVVGITEPLEFTFLFVAPILFLIHSLLAATLAMCLYMAGVVGNMGAGLLQFITANWLFTFRNHGELIIIQLVIGSIFVCIWFVVFRFIILKWNLKTPGREDDKKTIKLYTKQDVENKKKASSQLSFADQAIIFLDALGGAENIETVTNCATRLRVVVKNMLKVQELPAFQEGKAHGLMKKGNSIQVIVGLSVPQIRTQFEELLKK; from the coding sequence TGTTTGTTCCTGTGCTATTGTTTTCCTTTTCGGGATTAGTTGTTGGTTTAACAATTGTTTTCAAAGATCAAAATATTGTAGGGTCTATAGCACATCCCGATGGATTTTTTTATAAAATACTATCAATTATAGAAGAGGGTGCATGGATGGTATTCCGAAATATGCCCTTACTATTTTGTTTAGGAATTCCTATTGGACTATCAAAAATAGCTCCAGAGCGTGCTGTTTTGGCAACATTAGCTACCTATCTATCATTTAATTATTTTATTTCTGCAATTCTTAGTATTTGGGGAACTAATTTTGGAGTTGATTTTAGCCAAGATGCTGGTGGTATAAGTGGTTTAGCAATGATTGCTGGAATCAAAACACTAGATACCAGTATTTTTGGTGGCATTTTAATAGGAGCACTTGTTACAAATATTCACAACAAATATTATGAATATAGACTTCCTGATTATTTAGGAGTATTTCAAGGGACAACGCTAGTATATATGATAGGATTTTTTGTAACATTACCTATAGCATTTCTAACGGTTCTTATTTGGCCAAAAGTACAGATGGGAATTAATTCTATGCAAACTATGCTTGCAAGCTCTGGAGCTATAGGTGTTTGGATTTATACTTTCCTTGAGCGTATTTTAATCCCAACAGGATTACATCATTTTATTTATGGACCATTTATCTTTGGACCTGCTGTCGTTCCTAATGGAATAGAACCTACTTGGTTTCAAAATGTTCATGAATTTGCTAATTCTGGACTTTCTCTTAAAGAGCAGTTCCCAGGAGGAGGATTTTCCTTACATGGAAATTCAAAAGTTTTTGGTAGTATCGGTATTGCATTGGCACTGTATGCTACGGCTAAACCTGAAAATAAAAAGAAAGTCTTAGCATTATTAATACCAGCAACACTTACTGCTGCAGTAGTTGGTATTACCGAACCTCTAGAATTTACATTCTTGTTTGTTGCCCCTATATTATTTTTAATACATTCCCTATTAGCTGCCACCTTAGCAATGTGTCTCTATATGGCTGGAGTAGTTGGTAATATGGGAGCTGGATTATTACAGTTTATTACTGCAAACTGGCTATTTACTTTCAGAAATCATGGTGAATTAATTATTATTCAACTTGTAATAGGCTCTATATTTGTATGTATTTGGTTTGTTGTATTTAGATTTATTATTCTCAAATGGAATTTAAAAACTCCTGGTAGGGAAGACGACAAAAAAACTATAAAACTTTACACCAAACAAGATGTTGAGAACAAGAAAAAAGCAAGTTCCCAACTTTCCTTTGCTGATCAAGCAATTATTTTTTTAGATGCACTTGGAGGAGCTGAAAATATTGAAACAGTAACGAATTGTGCTACCCGTCTGAGAGTAGTTGTCAAAAATATGTTAAAAGTACAAGAATTACCTGCATTTCAAGAAGGAAAAGCTCATGGACTCATGAAAAAAGGCAATTCTATACAAGTAATTGTTGGTTTATCTGTCCCTCAAATTCGTACTCAATTTGAAGAATTATTAAAAAAATAA